The Scomber scombrus chromosome 22, fScoSco1.1, whole genome shotgun sequence genome has a window encoding:
- the cdhr5-rs gene encoding cadherin-related family member 5 yields MTTELDCDWSAASLCLGGSDIFASVRENSPTGEFIANLSVSGDPRASTIRLCLTGNNSDWFFLEGRTIRLNSSSARVLDREVQGPVLIAELTCYEDDVIQSQYRILVEILNENDNRPNFLPETIQPFSVSELTAVNSVVFSVKAVDADGDMIRYIIDQSSPDASFFRIDLPNSGNVVLDKPLDYETKTRLQLLIRAEEANSVEKFNTTANLTVNIEDGDDQYPHFLPCTPVSPGVPVCTNPTYTANITETLQELTLQFSPGPIRAEDGDRGLDTPLVYSILSGDDQGRFDINEHSGEITLTRRVDDRHLMPSFTLRVMAAQQDDPLKYSVAVVLVRVLSQNLFPPLFNRTMYKGFIIQSSSPASIISTYGNQVLLVQVSDRDFSDGLNPNIRYSLHPPSVSDGLYHVTQGGVLIARAERLRAFDRHILQVVARDEESGEEVSASVDIEVLQRGQPVPRGAFAEEQLFGDVDGRLAGGIAAMFVLLFLSALLFFLLRIIRRRRQREPDEQRAVTLGKHPSVSFLWFHAVSSGRPVFSMDEMSYDPRAFGQEFESSGSGSLHGRQGVYTRRQSLQPPPSSSSSSSAIILDPGSSFRSHMDPFPASEPRRLSVVKEEPQTEGVLTGDQRDDIRAVTSQTLHGGDGNTTQIYENPVSVFLCDVFRVSVFLCDVFRVSVFLCDVFRVSVFLCDVFRVSVFICDVFRVSVFICDVFRVSVFICDVFRLVNRDRDRDRDPNRDLNRDQDPNRDRDLNRDQYPNRDPNRDQDPNRDQDPNRDRDLNRDRDQVCSGLMFQFVCLTHN; encoded by the exons ATGACGACTGAGCTGGACTGTGATTGGTCTGCAGCCAGTCTGTGTCTGGGAGGGTCCGACATCTTTGCCTCCGTCAGAGAGAACAGTCCAACAGGTGAGTTCATCGCTAACCTGAGCGTCAGCGGAGACCCGCGAGCTTCCACCATCCGGCTCTGTCTCACCGGGAACAACTCAGACTGGTTCTTCCTAGAGGGACGGACCATCCGCCTCAACTCCTCCTCCGCCAGAGTCCTGGACCGAGAG GTTCAGGGACCGGTGCTGATCGCAGAGCTGACATGTTATGAGGATGATGTCATACAG AGCCAGTACCGGATCCTCGTGGAGATCCTCAACGAAAACGACAACAGACCCAACTTCCTGCCGGAGACGATTCAGCCGTTCAGCGTCAGCGAG CTGACGGCGGTGAACTCGGTGGTGTTCAGCGTGAAGGCCGTCGATGCGGACGGAGACATGATCAGATACATCATCGACCAATCATCA CCGGACGCGTCGTTCTTCAGGATCGATCTACCAAACAGCGGGAACGTGGTCCTGGATAAACCTCTGGACTACGAGACCAAAACCCGGTTGCAGCTGCTGATCCGGGCTGAG GAAGCGAACTCTGTGGAGAAGTTCAACACGACCGCCAACCTGACGGTGAACATCGAGGACGGAGACGACCAGTACCCTCACTTCCTGCCCTGCACACCTGTCTCTCCAGGTGTTCCTGTGTGCACTAACCCCACCTACACCGCCAACATCACTGAGACACTGCAG gagCTGACTCTGCAGTTTTCTCCTGgtccaatcagagcagaggacGGAGACAGAGGACTGGACACTCCTCTGGTCTACAGCATCCTGTCAG GTGACGATCAGGGCAGGTTTGACATTAACGAGCACTCAGGTGAGATCACGTTAACGAGACGTGTGGACGACCGACACCTGATGCCCAGCTTCACCCTCAGAGTCATG GCGGCTCAGCAGGATGACCCTCTGAAGTACAGCGTGGCGGTGGTTCTGGTCCGGGTTCTCAGTCAGAACCTGTTCCCGCCTCTCTTCAACAGAACCATGTACAAAGGTTTCATCATCCAGAGCTCTAGTCCCGCCTCCATCATCTCCACCTACGGGAACCAGGTGCTGCTGGTCCAGGTGTCTGACCGGGACTTCTCTGAC GGCCTGAATCCAAACATCCGGtactccctccatcctccatcagtcaGTGACGGACTGTACCACGTCACCCAGGGGGGGGTCCTGATCGCCCGAGCTGAACGACTGCGCGCCTTCGACAGACACATCCTACAG GTTGTTGCCAGAGATGAAGAATCAGGTGAAGAAGTTTCTGCTTCAGTGGACATCGAAGTTCTTCAGAGAGGACAACCAg TTCCTCGTGGTGCGTTCGCTGAGGAGCAGCTGTTCGGGGATGTGGACGGTAGGCTGGCCGGAGGAATCGCTGCCATGTTCGTGCTGCTGTTTCTTTCggctcttctgtttttcctccttcGAATCATCCGGAGACGACGACAACGAGAACCTGATGAACAAAGAGCCGTAACCCTCGGAAAACATCCCAGCGTG AGTTTTCTCTGGTTTCACGCG gtgagcTCCGGCCGGCCCGTGTTCTCCATGGACGAGATGTCCTACGACCCCCGAGCTTTCGGGCAGGAATTTGAGTCTTCGGGCTCAGGAAGTCTCCACGGCAGGCAGGGCGTCTACACCCGCAGACAGTCTCTGCAACCcccaccttcatcatcatcatcatcatcggcCATCATCCTCGACCCAGGAAGCAGCTTCAGGTCTCACATGGATCCGTTTCCTGCCTCGGAACCACGCCGTCTGTCCGTGGTTAAAGAGGAACCTCAGACTGAAGGTGTGCTCACAGGTGATCAGCGTGATGACATCAgagcagtgacatcacagacGCTCCACGGCGGCGACGGGAATACAACCCAAATATACGAGAACCC ggtcagcGTGTTCctctgtgatgtgttcagggtcagcGTGTTCctctgtgatgtgttcagggtcagcGTGTTCctctgtgatgtgttcagggtcagcGTGTTCctctgtgatgtgttcagggtcagcGTGTTCatctgtgatgtgttcagggtcagcGTGTTTatctgtgatgtgttcagggtcagcGTGTTTatctgtgatgtgttcagg TTAGTCAACCGGGACCGGGACCGGGACCGGGATCCAAACCGGGACCTAAACCGTGACCAGGATCCAAACCGGGACCGGGATCTAAACCGTGACCAGTATCCAAACCGGGATCCCAACCGGGACCAGGATCCAAACCGGGACCAGGATCCAAACCGGGACCGGGATCTAAACCGGGACCGGGATCAGGTCTGTTCGGGTCTGATGTTTCAGTTCGTTTGTCTGACTCACAATTAA
- the tnpo3 gene encoding transportin-3 isoform X1, translating into MEGGKPNLSLVYQAVQALYHDPDPAGKERASVWLGELQRSMYAWEISDQLLQLKQDVESCYFAAQTMKMKIQTSFFELPPETHTALRDSLLTHIQNLKDLSPIIVTQLALAIADLALQMASWKGCVHTLIEKYNSDISSMPFLIEILTVLPEEVHSRSLRIGANRRTEIIEDLAYYSSTVVTLLTSCVEKTGNDEKMLIKVFRCLGSWFNLGVLDSNFMASNQLLMVLFQVLQRDETSTNLHEAASDCVCSSLYAIENVETNVALALQLFQGVLTLETAYHMAVAREDLDKVLNYCRIFTELCETFLETTVRSPGQGMGDLRTLELLLICAGHPQYEVVEISFNFWYRLGEHLYKINDAALHSIFRPYIQRLLHCLARHCQLDPDHEGIPEDTDDFGEFRMRVSDLVKDVIFLVGSMECFSQLYSTLKEGNPPWEVTEAVLFIMAAIAKSVDPENNPTLSEVLQQVVLLPESVHMAVRYTSIELVGEMSEVVDRNPRFLDPVLNYLMKGLREKPLASAAAKAIHNICSVCRDHMAQHFQGLLDIARALDTFALSTEAAVGLLKGTALVLGRLPLEKIAECLSDLCAVQVLALKKVSLLSADSTNGKSADPTVWLDRLAVIFRHTNPIVENGQTHPCQKVIQEIWPVLSETLNTHQADNRIVERCCRCLRFAVRCVGKGSASLLQPLVTQMVGVYQVYPHSCFLYLGSILVDEYGMEEGCRQGLLDMLQALCMPTFQLLEQPNGLRNHPDTVDDLFRLATRFVQRSPVTLLSSSIIVHIIQCAIAATSLDHRDANCSVMKFVRDLIHTGVANDHEEDFEVRKQLIGQAMEQHGQQLITQLMHSCCFCLPPYTLPDVAEVLWEVMMFDRPTFCRWLESALKGLPKETSGGAVTVTHKQLTDFHKQVTSAEECKQVCWAIREFTRLFR; encoded by the exons aTGGAGGGGGGCAAGCCCAACCTGAGCCTGGTGTACCAGGCGGTGCAGGCCCTGTACCACGACCCGGACCCGGCCGGGAAGGAACGAGCCTCGGTGTGGCTGGGAGAGCTGCAGAGATCG ATGTACGCGTGGGAGATTTCAgaccagctgctgcagctcaaaCAGGATGTGGAGTCGTGTTATTTCGCTGCTCAgacgatgaagatgaagatCCAGACGTCGTTCTTCGAGCTGCCGCCAGAAACCCACACGGCCCTGAGAGACTCCCTGCTGACCCACATCCAGAACCTCAAAGACCTGTCCCCCATCATCGTCACCCAG CTGGCGTTGGCGATCGCTGATCTCGCCCTGCAGATGGCCTCGTGGAAAGGATGCGTTCACACGCTCATAGAAAA GTACAACAGTGACATCAGCTCCATGCCCTTCCTGATAGAGATCCTCACCGTGCTGCCGGAGGAAGTTCACAGCCGCTCGCTGAGGATCGGAGCCAATCGGAGGACGGAGATCATCGAGGACTTGGCGTATTATTCGAGCACTGTGGTGACCCTGCTG ACGTCGTGCGTGGAGAAGACGGGGAACGATGAGAAGATGCTCATCAAGGTGTTTCGCTGTCTGGGCAGCTGGTTCAACCTGGGAGTCCTGGACAGTAACTTCATGGCCAGTAACCAGCTGCTCATGGTCCTGTTCCAAGTCCTG CAGAGAGACGAAACCTCCACCAACCTCCACGAGGCGGCGTCGGACTGCGTGTGCTCTTCGCTGTACGCCATCGAGAACGTGGAGACCAACGTGGCGTTAGCTCTGCAGCTGTTCCAGGGTGTCCTGACGCTGGAGACGGCCTATCACATGGCGGTGGCCCGAGAGGACCTCGACAA AGTGCTGAACTACTGCAGGATCTTCACCGAACTCTGTGAGACCTTCTTAGAGACCACTGTCAGGAGTCCAGGCCAGGGCATGGGGGACCTGAGGAccctggagctgctgctgatctGTGCAGGACACCCTCAGTACGAG GTTGTGGAGATCTCCTTTAACTTCTGGTACCGCTTGGGAGAACACTTGTATAAGATCAACGATGCAGCTCTGCACAGCATCTTCAGACCGTACATCCAGAGACTTCTGCACTGTTTGGCTCGACACTGTCAGCTGGATCCAGACCAC GAAGGAATCCCAGAAGACACAGATGATTTCGGGGAGTTCAGGATGAGAGTGTCCGACCTCGTTAAAGACGTCATTTTCCTGGTTGGTTCTATGGAGTGTTTCTCTCAG TTATATTCTACATTAAAAGAAGGGAATCCTCCCTGGGAGGTGACAGAAGCTGTTCTCTTCATCATGGCTGCCATCGCCAAAAGTGTCGATCC AGAGAACAACCCGACCCTGTCGGAGGTGCTGCAGCAGGTGGTGTTGCTCCCAGAAAGCGTCCACATGGCGGTTCGATACACGAGCATCGAGCTGGTCGGAGAGATGAGCGAGGTGGTGGACAGAAACCCCCGATTCCTCG ACCCGGTGCTGAACTACCTGATGAAGGGTTTGAGGGAGAAGCCTTTGGCATCAGCAGCAGCGAAGGCGATCCACAACATCTGCTCAGTGTGCAGAGATCACATGGCTCAACACTTCCAGGGTCTGCTGGACATCGCTCGCGCCCTCGACACCTTCGCCCTGTCCACCGAGGCCGCCGTCGGACTGCTCAAAG GTACGGCTCTGGTTCTTGGTCGTCTTCCTCTGGAGAAGATCGCTGAGTGCCTCAGTGATCTCTGTGCTGTCCAGGTCCTGGCCCTGAAGAAGGTCAGT CTCCTGTCTGCAGACTCTACAAACGGTAAATCAGCTGATCCGACCGTGTGGCTCGACAGACTCGCCGTCATTTTCAG acacacaaaccCGATCGTAGAGAACGGCCAGACACACCCCTGTCAGAAAGTCATCCAGGAG ATCTGGCCGGTGCTGTCGGAGACTCTGAACACTCATCAGGCTGATAACAGGATCGTGGAGCGATGCTGTCGCTGTCTCAGGTTCGCTGTACGATGTGTTGGGAAAGGCTCCGCTTCACTGCTGCAGCCACTGGTCACTCAG atggTGGGTGTGTACCAGGTGTATCCACACTCCTGCTTCCTGTACCTGGGCAGTATCCTAGTGGACGAGTACGGCATGGAGGAGGGCTGCAGGCAGGGACTACTGGACATGCTGCAG GCCTTGTGCATGCCGACCTTCCAGCTCTTGGAGCAGCCCAACGGTTTGAGGAATCATCCCGACACCGTGGACGACCTGTTCAGACTGGCCACCAG gttcgTGCAGCGCAGCCCCGTCACTTtactcagcagcagcatcatcgTTCACATCATCCAATGCGCCATCGCCGCCACCTCATTGGACCACCGAGACGCCAACTGCAGCGTGATGAAGTTTGTGCGTGACCTGATCCACACCGGTGTGGCCAACGAC CACGAGGAGGACTTCGAGGTAAggaagcagctgattggtcaggcCATGGAGCAGCACGGCCAGCAGCTCATCACCCAGCTCATGCACTcgtgttgtttctgtttgccGCCGTACACGCTGCCCGACGTCGCCGAGGTCCTTTGGGAGGTTATGATGTTCGACCGGCCG ACGTTTTGCCGCTGGTTAGAAAGCGCTCTGAAAGGTTTACCGAAGGAGACGTCAGGAGGAGCGGTGACGGTGACTCACAAACAGCTGACAGACTTCCACAAACAGGTCACGAG cgCTGAGGAGTGTAAACAGGTGTGCTGGGCCATCAGAGAGTTCACCAGACTGTTCCGATAG
- the tnpo3 gene encoding transportin-3 isoform X2 — MEGGKPNLSLVYQAVQALYHDPDPAGKERASVWLGELQRSMYAWEISDQLLQLKQDVESCYFAAQTMKMKIQTSFFELPPETHTALRDSLLTHIQNLKDLSPIIVTQLALAIADLALQMASWKGCVHTLIEKYNSDISSMPFLIEILTVLPEEVHSRSLRIGANRRTEIIEDLAYYSSTVVTLLTSCVEKTGNDEKMLIKVFRCLGSWFNLGVLDSNFMASNQLLMVLFQVLQRDETSTNLHEAASDCVCSSLYAIENVETNVALALQLFQGVLTLETAYHMAVAREDLDKVLNYCRIFTELCETFLETTVRSPGQGMGDLRTLELLLICAGHPQYEVVEISFNFWYRLGEHLYKINDAALHSIFRPYIQRLLHCLARHCQLDPDHEGIPEDTDDFGEFRMRVSDLVKDVIFLVGSMECFSQLYSTLKEGNPPWEVTEAVLFIMAAIAKSVDPENNPTLSEVLQQVVLLPESVHMAVRYTSIELVGEMSEVVDRNPRFLDPVLNYLMKGLREKPLASAAAKAIHNICSVCRDHMAQHFQGLLDIARALDTFALSTEAAVGLLKGTALVLGRLPLEKIAECLSDLCAVQVLALKKLLSADSTNGKSADPTVWLDRLAVIFRHTNPIVENGQTHPCQKVIQEIWPVLSETLNTHQADNRIVERCCRCLRFAVRCVGKGSASLLQPLVTQMVGVYQVYPHSCFLYLGSILVDEYGMEEGCRQGLLDMLQALCMPTFQLLEQPNGLRNHPDTVDDLFRLATRFVQRSPVTLLSSSIIVHIIQCAIAATSLDHRDANCSVMKFVRDLIHTGVANDHEEDFEVRKQLIGQAMEQHGQQLITQLMHSCCFCLPPYTLPDVAEVLWEVMMFDRPTFCRWLESALKGLPKETSGGAVTVTHKQLTDFHKQVTSAEECKQVCWAIREFTRLFR, encoded by the exons aTGGAGGGGGGCAAGCCCAACCTGAGCCTGGTGTACCAGGCGGTGCAGGCCCTGTACCACGACCCGGACCCGGCCGGGAAGGAACGAGCCTCGGTGTGGCTGGGAGAGCTGCAGAGATCG ATGTACGCGTGGGAGATTTCAgaccagctgctgcagctcaaaCAGGATGTGGAGTCGTGTTATTTCGCTGCTCAgacgatgaagatgaagatCCAGACGTCGTTCTTCGAGCTGCCGCCAGAAACCCACACGGCCCTGAGAGACTCCCTGCTGACCCACATCCAGAACCTCAAAGACCTGTCCCCCATCATCGTCACCCAG CTGGCGTTGGCGATCGCTGATCTCGCCCTGCAGATGGCCTCGTGGAAAGGATGCGTTCACACGCTCATAGAAAA GTACAACAGTGACATCAGCTCCATGCCCTTCCTGATAGAGATCCTCACCGTGCTGCCGGAGGAAGTTCACAGCCGCTCGCTGAGGATCGGAGCCAATCGGAGGACGGAGATCATCGAGGACTTGGCGTATTATTCGAGCACTGTGGTGACCCTGCTG ACGTCGTGCGTGGAGAAGACGGGGAACGATGAGAAGATGCTCATCAAGGTGTTTCGCTGTCTGGGCAGCTGGTTCAACCTGGGAGTCCTGGACAGTAACTTCATGGCCAGTAACCAGCTGCTCATGGTCCTGTTCCAAGTCCTG CAGAGAGACGAAACCTCCACCAACCTCCACGAGGCGGCGTCGGACTGCGTGTGCTCTTCGCTGTACGCCATCGAGAACGTGGAGACCAACGTGGCGTTAGCTCTGCAGCTGTTCCAGGGTGTCCTGACGCTGGAGACGGCCTATCACATGGCGGTGGCCCGAGAGGACCTCGACAA AGTGCTGAACTACTGCAGGATCTTCACCGAACTCTGTGAGACCTTCTTAGAGACCACTGTCAGGAGTCCAGGCCAGGGCATGGGGGACCTGAGGAccctggagctgctgctgatctGTGCAGGACACCCTCAGTACGAG GTTGTGGAGATCTCCTTTAACTTCTGGTACCGCTTGGGAGAACACTTGTATAAGATCAACGATGCAGCTCTGCACAGCATCTTCAGACCGTACATCCAGAGACTTCTGCACTGTTTGGCTCGACACTGTCAGCTGGATCCAGACCAC GAAGGAATCCCAGAAGACACAGATGATTTCGGGGAGTTCAGGATGAGAGTGTCCGACCTCGTTAAAGACGTCATTTTCCTGGTTGGTTCTATGGAGTGTTTCTCTCAG TTATATTCTACATTAAAAGAAGGGAATCCTCCCTGGGAGGTGACAGAAGCTGTTCTCTTCATCATGGCTGCCATCGCCAAAAGTGTCGATCC AGAGAACAACCCGACCCTGTCGGAGGTGCTGCAGCAGGTGGTGTTGCTCCCAGAAAGCGTCCACATGGCGGTTCGATACACGAGCATCGAGCTGGTCGGAGAGATGAGCGAGGTGGTGGACAGAAACCCCCGATTCCTCG ACCCGGTGCTGAACTACCTGATGAAGGGTTTGAGGGAGAAGCCTTTGGCATCAGCAGCAGCGAAGGCGATCCACAACATCTGCTCAGTGTGCAGAGATCACATGGCTCAACACTTCCAGGGTCTGCTGGACATCGCTCGCGCCCTCGACACCTTCGCCCTGTCCACCGAGGCCGCCGTCGGACTGCTCAAAG GTACGGCTCTGGTTCTTGGTCGTCTTCCTCTGGAGAAGATCGCTGAGTGCCTCAGTGATCTCTGTGCTGTCCAGGTCCTGGCCCTGAAGAAG CTCCTGTCTGCAGACTCTACAAACGGTAAATCAGCTGATCCGACCGTGTGGCTCGACAGACTCGCCGTCATTTTCAG acacacaaaccCGATCGTAGAGAACGGCCAGACACACCCCTGTCAGAAAGTCATCCAGGAG ATCTGGCCGGTGCTGTCGGAGACTCTGAACACTCATCAGGCTGATAACAGGATCGTGGAGCGATGCTGTCGCTGTCTCAGGTTCGCTGTACGATGTGTTGGGAAAGGCTCCGCTTCACTGCTGCAGCCACTGGTCACTCAG atggTGGGTGTGTACCAGGTGTATCCACACTCCTGCTTCCTGTACCTGGGCAGTATCCTAGTGGACGAGTACGGCATGGAGGAGGGCTGCAGGCAGGGACTACTGGACATGCTGCAG GCCTTGTGCATGCCGACCTTCCAGCTCTTGGAGCAGCCCAACGGTTTGAGGAATCATCCCGACACCGTGGACGACCTGTTCAGACTGGCCACCAG gttcgTGCAGCGCAGCCCCGTCACTTtactcagcagcagcatcatcgTTCACATCATCCAATGCGCCATCGCCGCCACCTCATTGGACCACCGAGACGCCAACTGCAGCGTGATGAAGTTTGTGCGTGACCTGATCCACACCGGTGTGGCCAACGAC CACGAGGAGGACTTCGAGGTAAggaagcagctgattggtcaggcCATGGAGCAGCACGGCCAGCAGCTCATCACCCAGCTCATGCACTcgtgttgtttctgtttgccGCCGTACACGCTGCCCGACGTCGCCGAGGTCCTTTGGGAGGTTATGATGTTCGACCGGCCG ACGTTTTGCCGCTGGTTAGAAAGCGCTCTGAAAGGTTTACCGAAGGAGACGTCAGGAGGAGCGGTGACGGTGACTCACAAACAGCTGACAGACTTCCACAAACAGGTCACGAG cgCTGAGGAGTGTAAACAGGTGTGCTGGGCCATCAGAGAGTTCACCAGACTGTTCCGATAG
- the irf5 gene encoding interferon regulatory factor 5: protein MSMQPRRIRLKPWLLAQVNSTRYPGLQWISSDQRLFQIPWRHATRHLPTSEEENTIFKAWALETGKYQEGVDEPDPAKWKANLRCALNKSREFQLKYDGTKDTPLQPYKIYEVCEPHTHTDAAEDDEDEMPNLMDLTLNPTISDPPGFTSFPAHSDVNRFSSNGTFGPVVPVPLTSDLPQQDFQPQGASVPMEAGTMSGVQNQSCKYDLLNSVPLTDLDLKIQYRGRTTGSLTVSNPQGCRLYYGHLEPTPEQVDLFGPVDLQQVRFPGTTELQNQKQQLYTNALLDVMDRGLILEIVEQDIYVVRLCQCKVFWSGPGVPDQGPPNPIEREKKIRVFSLNDFLQGLILFQKGEAPKPPPFEVHFCFGEDWPDKKPREKKLIMVQVVPVVARILTEMFSGELNWSTDSIRLQISHPDVKDHTVEQFKELQRLLQSQNIQGPWTPNGL from the exons aTGAGCATGCAGCCCCGGAGGATCCGGCTGAAGCCTTGGCTTCTGGCTCAGGTGAACAGCACCAGGTATCCTGGTCTACAGTGGATCAGCTCGGACCAGAGACTCTTCCAGATTCCCTGGAGACACGCGACCCGTCACCTGCCAACGTCTGAGGAGGAGAACACCATCTTTAAG gcctgGGCTCTGGAGACAGGTAAATATCAGGAAGGTGTGGATGAGCCTGATCCAGCTAAGTGGAAAGCGAACCTTCGCTGCGCTCTGAACAAGAGTCGAGAGTTTCAGCTGAAATACGACGGAACCAAAGATACTCCGCTGCAACCCTACAAGATCTACGAGGTCTGTgagccgcacacacacacag ATGCTGCCGAAGACGATGAAGACGAG atgcCGAATCTGATGGATCTGACGCTCA ACCCCACCATCAGCGACCCCCCCGGCTTCACCTCCTTCCCGGCTCACAGTGACGTGAACCGGTTCAGCTCCAACGGGACCTTCGGACCCGTCGTCCCGGttcctctgacctctgacctccctcAGCAGGACTTCCAGCCTCAGGGAGCCTCGGTCCCGATGGAAGCCGGGACCATGAGCGGGGTCCAGAACCAGTCCTGCAAGTACGACCTGCTGAACAGCGTCCCGT TAACAGATCTGGACCTGAAGATCCAGTACCGCGGCCGGACCACGGGCTCTCTGACCGTCAGTAACCCTCAGGGCTGCCGGCTCTACTACGGACACCTGGAGCCGACCCCCGAGCAGGTGGACCTGTTCGGACCCGTGGACCTGCAGCAGGTCCGGTTTCCGGGGACGACGGAGCTCCAGAACCAGAAGCAGCAGCTGTACACCAACGCGCTGCTGGACGTGATGGACCGCGGCCTGATCCTGGAGATCGTGGAGCAGGACATCTACGTGGTCCGCCTCTGTCAGTGCAAAGTGTTCTGGTCCGGACCCGGCGTGCCCGATCAGGGTCCTCCCAATCCCatagagagggagaagaagatcCGAGTGTTCAGCCTGAACGACTTCCTGCAAG GACTGATCCTGTTCCAGAAGGGAGAAGCGCCGAAGCCTCCGCCCTTTGAGGTCCACTTCTGTTTCGGGGAGGACTGGCCCGACAAGAAACCCAGAGAGAAGAAGCTGATCATGGTGCAG GTGGTTCCTGTGGTGGCTCGGATCCTGACTGAGATGTTCTCTGGAGAACTCAACTGGTCCACCGACAGCATCCGGCTGCAGATCTCTCACCCGGATGTCAAGGACCACACGGTGGAGCAGTTCAAGGAGCTGCAGAGGCTCCTGCAGAGTCAGAACATCCAGGGGCCCTGGACCCCCAACGGACTCTGA